A genomic window from Aquila chrysaetos chrysaetos chromosome 9, bAquChr1.4, whole genome shotgun sequence includes:
- the SETD6 gene encoding N-lysine methyltransferase SETD6 isoform X1: MASAPKRPKAAAGSSGRGQGSADPLSAFLAWCGRTGVELNPKVRLSREGAVAGYGMLASEELEAGEVLVSVPRSALLSQHTSPIRALLQDAQESLQSQSGWVPLLLALLHEYTASNSHWQPYFSLWQDFRSLDHPMFWPEEERTRLLQGTGIPEAVDKDLANIHLEYSSIILPFMESHPNIFDPKLHTLELYKQLVAFVMAYSFQEPLDEEDEDEKGPNPPMMVPVADILNHVANHNANLEYAPQCLRMVTTQPIGKGQEIFNTYGQMANWQLLHMYGFAEPYPGNTNDTADIQMVTVRKAALQRAKSEAQQQLVSEQWDFLCQLEMVGEEGAFVLGWDEVLTEEELSMTLKVLCMSEEEFKEYKEQDGWEDDSEEEENSTLSNEALSKLKTPCKKLLYDSVLLTLESYGSDLKAEQDLLNNKEAYEKLSRREQQALHVRYGQKKILHQLLELVH, translated from the exons ATGGCGTCGGCGCCCAAGAGGCCCAAG GCAGCGGCCGGGAGCAGCGGCCGGGGACAGGGCAGCGCCGACCCCCTCTCCGCCTTCCTGGCGTGGTGCGGGCGGACCGGGGTGGAGCTCAACCCGAAG GTCCGTCTGAGCAGGGAGGGGGCGGTGGCAGGATACGGCATGTTGGCGTCCGAGGAGCTGGAGGCGGGGGAGGTCCTCGTCAGCGTCCCTCGCTCGGCCCTGCTCTCCCAACACACCAGCCCCATCCGCGCCCTCCTGCAGGACG CCCAGGAGTCCCTGCAGAGCCAGTCCGGTTGGGtgccgctgctgctggccctgctaCACGAGTACACAGCCAGCAACTCCCACTGGCAGCCTTACTTCTCCCTCTGGCAGGACTTCAGGAGCCTGGATCACCCCATGTTCTG GCCTGAAGAAGAACGAACAAGGCTCCTGCAAGGCACAGGCATCCCAGAAGCTGTGGACAAGGACCTGGCTAACATCCACCTGGAGTACAGCTCCATCATCCTGCCTTTCATGGAGTCCCACCCCAACATCTTTGACCCCAAACTGCACACACTGGAGTTGTACAAGCAGCTGGTGGCATTTGTCATGGCCTACAG CTTTCAGGAACCTTTGGACgaggaagatgaagatgagAAGGGGCCCAATCCTCCCATGATGGTGCCTGTAGCAGATATTTTGAACCACGTGGCCAACCACAACGCCAACCTAGAATATGCTCCC CAATGTTTACGAATGGTTACCACACAGCCCATTGGCAAAGGACAAGAGATCTTCAACACATATGGGCAGATGGCCAACTGGCAGCTCCTACACATGTATGGCTTTGCGGAGCCATACCCTGGCAACACCAACGACACAGCCGACATCCAGATGGTGACAGTACgcaaagcagcactgcagc GTGCCAAAAgtgaagcacagcagcagctggtctCAGAGCAGTGGGACTTCTTGTGCCAGCTGGAGATGGTGGGGGAGGAAGGTGCCTTTGTGCTTGGCTGGGATGAGGTGCTGACAGAAGAAGAGCTGTCCATGACCCTGAAG GTGCTGTGCATGTCCGAAGAAGAATTCAAGGAGTATAAGGAACAAGATGGCTGGGAAGATGacagtgaggaagaagaaaactccACCCTTTCAAACGAGGCTCTCTCCAAACTCAAAACCCCTTGCAAGAAGCTCCTTTACGACAGTGTGCTGCTGACCCTGGAGTCCTATGGGTCAGACTTGAAAGCAGAGCAGGACTTGCTAAATAACAAGGAGGCTTATGAGAAACTGAGTCGAAGGGAGCAGCAAGCTTTGCATGTGCGCTACGGACAGAAAAAGATCTTGCATCAGCTGCTAGAGCTGGTACACTAG
- the SETD6 gene encoding N-lysine methyltransferase SETD6 isoform X2, with protein sequence MLASEELEAGEVLVSVPRSALLSQHTSPIRALLQDAQESLQSQSGWVPLLLALLHEYTASNSHWQPYFSLWQDFRSLDHPMFWPEEERTRLLQGTGIPEAVDKDLANIHLEYSSIILPFMESHPNIFDPKLHTLELYKQLVAFVMAYSFQEPLDEEDEDEKGPNPPMMVPVADILNHVANHNANLEYAPQCLRMVTTQPIGKGQEIFNTYGQMANWQLLHMYGFAEPYPGNTNDTADIQMVTVRKAALQRAKSEAQQQLVSEQWDFLCQLEMVGEEGAFVLGWDEVLTEEELSMTLKVLCMSEEEFKEYKEQDGWEDDSEEEENSTLSNEALSKLKTPCKKLLYDSVLLTLESYGSDLKAEQDLLNNKEAYEKLSRREQQALHVRYGQKKILHQLLELVH encoded by the exons ATGTTGGCGTCCGAGGAGCTGGAGGCGGGGGAGGTCCTCGTCAGCGTCCCTCGCTCGGCCCTGCTCTCCCAACACACCAGCCCCATCCGCGCCCTCCTGCAGGACG CCCAGGAGTCCCTGCAGAGCCAGTCCGGTTGGGtgccgctgctgctggccctgctaCACGAGTACACAGCCAGCAACTCCCACTGGCAGCCTTACTTCTCCCTCTGGCAGGACTTCAGGAGCCTGGATCACCCCATGTTCTG GCCTGAAGAAGAACGAACAAGGCTCCTGCAAGGCACAGGCATCCCAGAAGCTGTGGACAAGGACCTGGCTAACATCCACCTGGAGTACAGCTCCATCATCCTGCCTTTCATGGAGTCCCACCCCAACATCTTTGACCCCAAACTGCACACACTGGAGTTGTACAAGCAGCTGGTGGCATTTGTCATGGCCTACAG CTTTCAGGAACCTTTGGACgaggaagatgaagatgagAAGGGGCCCAATCCTCCCATGATGGTGCCTGTAGCAGATATTTTGAACCACGTGGCCAACCACAACGCCAACCTAGAATATGCTCCC CAATGTTTACGAATGGTTACCACACAGCCCATTGGCAAAGGACAAGAGATCTTCAACACATATGGGCAGATGGCCAACTGGCAGCTCCTACACATGTATGGCTTTGCGGAGCCATACCCTGGCAACACCAACGACACAGCCGACATCCAGATGGTGACAGTACgcaaagcagcactgcagc GTGCCAAAAgtgaagcacagcagcagctggtctCAGAGCAGTGGGACTTCTTGTGCCAGCTGGAGATGGTGGGGGAGGAAGGTGCCTTTGTGCTTGGCTGGGATGAGGTGCTGACAGAAGAAGAGCTGTCCATGACCCTGAAG GTGCTGTGCATGTCCGAAGAAGAATTCAAGGAGTATAAGGAACAAGATGGCTGGGAAGATGacagtgaggaagaagaaaactccACCCTTTCAAACGAGGCTCTCTCCAAACTCAAAACCCCTTGCAAGAAGCTCCTTTACGACAGTGTGCTGCTGACCCTGGAGTCCTATGGGTCAGACTTGAAAGCAGAGCAGGACTTGCTAAATAACAAGGAGGCTTATGAGAAACTGAGTCGAAGGGAGCAGCAAGCTTTGCATGTGCGCTACGGACAGAAAAAGATCTTGCATCAGCTGCTAGAGCTGGTACACTAG